In Flavobacterium sp. CS20, a single window of DNA contains:
- a CDS encoding CoA-binding protein: MLKTLIIGASDKPQRYAYKALKLLQKNNHEVLALGKRQMNIDGVEVHLGKPDFSDIHTVTLYLNAKNQEEYYDYIISLKPKRVIFNPGTENPDFQKKLNSENIEVVEACTLVLLSTNQYET, from the coding sequence ATGCTTAAAACACTAATAATCGGTGCATCCGATAAACCACAACGCTATGCTTATAAAGCTTTAAAACTTCTTCAAAAAAATAACCACGAAGTTCTTGCTTTAGGAAAACGGCAAATGAATATTGATGGAGTTGAAGTGCATCTTGGTAAACCTGATTTTTCTGATATACACACCGTTACACTTTATCTTAATGCTAAAAATCAAGAAGAATATTATGATTATATCATTAGTTTAAAACCTAAACGAGTTATTTTTAATCCTGGCACCGAAAACCCCGATTTTCAGAAAAAACTTAATTCTGAAAATATAGAAGTTGTAGAAGCTTGCACTTTAGTTTTGTTATCGACGAATCAATATGAGACCTAA